The Burkholderia lata genome contains a region encoding:
- a CDS encoding Lrp/AsnC family transcriptional regulator: MPKRLSPPAVASLDATDRAILAALADDARIATSELARQIGLSAPATADRVRRLEAQGVIAAFTVELDPRALGYTLQAIVRVKPLPGQLHLVEEMLRRIPEFVECDKVTGDDCFICRLYLRTIAHLDDILSKVTERAETSTAIVKSTPVPRRLPPLVEDDGAHR, encoded by the coding sequence ATGCCGAAACGCCTTTCCCCGCCTGCCGTCGCGTCGCTCGACGCGACCGACCGCGCGATCCTCGCGGCGCTGGCCGACGACGCGCGCATCGCGACCAGCGAACTCGCCCGGCAGATCGGGCTGTCGGCGCCCGCGACGGCCGACCGCGTGCGGCGGCTCGAAGCGCAAGGCGTGATTGCCGCGTTCACCGTCGAGCTCGACCCGCGCGCGCTCGGCTACACGCTGCAGGCGATCGTCCGAGTCAAGCCGCTGCCCGGCCAGCTACATCTCGTCGAAGAGATGCTGCGACGGATTCCCGAATTCGTGGAGTGCGACAAGGTCACCGGCGACGACTGCTTCATCTGCCGGCTCTACCTGCGCACGATCGCGCACCTCGACGACATCCTGTCGAAAGTGACGGAGCGCGCCGAGACGAGCACCGCGATCGTGAAATCGACGCCGGTGCCGCGCCGGCTGCCGCCGCTCGTCGAAGACGACGGCGCGCACCGCTGA
- a CDS encoding alpha/beta fold hydrolase has translation MSFEAFAPFRVTVQDTDIFGVKGGAGPPLLLLHGHPQTHMIWHRVAATLANHFTVIATDLRGYGASGKPPSDAQHAPYSKRAMAADQVAVMRHFGFEHFHVCAHDRGARVAHRLALDHADAVERMMLLDIAPTLAMYEKTDRAFATAYFHWFFLIQPEPLPETLVGAHTDAYIERVMGNRSAGLAPFAPEALAAYRAALAQPGAVHAMCEDYRASATIDLEHDRADLERGNKVACPLRVLWGEHGIVGRCFDPLDEWRRVARDVSGRALECGHYIPEEAPVALIDELLAFFEARDAAA, from the coding sequence ATGTCGTTTGAGGCGTTTGCACCGTTTCGCGTGACGGTGCAGGACACCGACATTTTCGGTGTCAAAGGAGGCGCGGGTCCGCCGCTCCTGTTGCTGCACGGACATCCGCAAACCCACATGATCTGGCATCGCGTTGCCGCGACGCTCGCGAATCATTTCACGGTGATTGCCACCGACCTGCGCGGTTACGGCGCGTCGGGCAAGCCGCCGAGCGACGCGCAGCATGCGCCGTATTCGAAACGTGCGATGGCGGCCGACCAGGTCGCCGTGATGCGGCATTTCGGCTTCGAGCACTTCCATGTGTGCGCGCACGATCGCGGCGCGCGGGTCGCGCACCGGCTGGCGCTCGATCACGCGGACGCCGTCGAGCGGATGATGCTGCTCGACATCGCACCGACGCTCGCGATGTACGAGAAAACCGATCGCGCGTTCGCGACCGCGTATTTCCACTGGTTCTTCCTGATCCAGCCAGAGCCGCTGCCCGAAACGCTGGTCGGCGCGCATACCGATGCGTACATCGAGCGCGTGATGGGCAACCGGTCCGCCGGGCTCGCGCCGTTCGCGCCCGAGGCGCTCGCCGCGTACCGGGCCGCGCTCGCGCAGCCGGGCGCCGTGCATGCGATGTGCGAGGACTACCGCGCATCCGCGACGATCGATCTCGAGCACGACCGTGCGGATCTCGAGCGTGGCAACAAGGTCGCGTGTCCGCTGCGCGTGCTGTGGGGCGAGCACGGCATCGTCGGCCGTTGCTTCGATCCGCTCGACGAATGGCGCCGCGTTGCGCGCGACGTCAGCGGTCGTGCGCTCGAGTGCGGGCACTACATTCCGGAAGAGGCGCCTGTCGCGCTGATCGACGAACTGTTGGCCTTCTTCGAGGCGCGCGACGCGGCTGCGTGA
- a CDS encoding NAD(P)H-dependent flavin oxidoreductase, whose amino-acid sequence MALPTVLQNLTLPVIASPMFIVSYPELVLAQCKAGIVGSFPALNARPAELLDEWLTQIQSELADHQAKNPDAVIGPIAVNQIVHQSNARLEHDVRVCVEHKVPIFITSLRAPAREIVDAVHSYGGIVLHDVINLRHAQKALEAGVDGLILVAAGAGGHAGTTSPFALVGEVRKVFDGPIVLSGAIANGGSILAAQAMGADFAYMGTRFIATQEAHAIDDYKHAIVNAKSSDIIYTNLFTGVHGNYIRESIEKAGLDPEALPESDKTKMNFGSDKTKAWKDIWGAGQGVGLMDDLPSVGALVERLKREYDDAKARLGIPR is encoded by the coding sequence ATGGCATTGCCCACCGTCCTGCAGAACCTGACGCTGCCCGTCATCGCGTCGCCGATGTTCATCGTCAGCTACCCCGAACTCGTGCTCGCGCAATGCAAGGCGGGCATCGTCGGTTCGTTCCCCGCACTCAACGCCCGTCCGGCCGAACTGCTCGACGAGTGGCTCACGCAGATCCAGTCCGAACTCGCCGACCACCAGGCAAAAAATCCCGACGCGGTGATCGGCCCGATCGCGGTCAACCAGATCGTCCATCAGTCGAATGCGCGGCTCGAGCACGACGTGCGCGTGTGCGTCGAGCACAAGGTGCCGATCTTCATCACGAGCCTGCGCGCACCGGCGCGCGAGATCGTCGACGCGGTGCACAGCTACGGCGGCATCGTGCTGCACGACGTGATCAACCTGCGTCACGCGCAGAAGGCGCTCGAAGCCGGCGTCGACGGGCTGATCCTCGTCGCGGCCGGCGCAGGCGGCCATGCGGGCACGACGTCGCCGTTCGCGCTCGTCGGCGAAGTCCGCAAGGTCTTCGACGGCCCGATCGTGCTGTCCGGTGCGATCGCGAACGGCGGCTCGATCCTCGCGGCGCAGGCGATGGGCGCCGACTTCGCGTACATGGGCACGCGCTTCATCGCGACGCAGGAAGCGCACGCGATCGATGACTACAAGCACGCGATCGTGAACGCGAAATCGTCGGACATCATCTACACGAACCTCTTCACGGGCGTGCACGGCAACTACATCCGCGAGAGCATCGAGAAGGCCGGCCTCGATCCGGAGGCACTGCCGGAATCCGACAAGACCAAGATGAATTTCGGCAGCGACAAGACGAAGGCGTGGAAGGACATCTGGGGTGCAGGCCAGGGTGTCGGCCTGATGGACGACCTGCCGAGCGTCGGCGCACTCGTCGAGCGCCTGAAGCGCGAGTACGACGACGCGAAGGCGCGGCTCGGCATTCCGCGCTGA
- a CDS encoding LysR family transcriptional regulator, whose product MDTLVSMNVFRYVVEVGSFVGAAERMQMSAAMASKHVMHLEQQLGARLLHRTTRRVAPTEAGREYYERLVQALSELDEAGQAVGAASVVPQGRLRVTSLSAFGLRHVMQAVTDYAGRFPDVTVDMTLSDRVVDLIEEGYDVAVRAAPNGLKSSSLVARQIATAHILLVASPEYLEKHGTPATIADLAHHNYLRRDSNSTMLDSLVIDAAAASRVNLNGNLIVNHLEGLRAAVLAGAGIALLGTEVVGDDIESGRLVPVLLDAVPPHEAPIYAVYASRRHVSAKVRSFVDFLAARFEGQSLCPSIESRLRVLPITRMKRAV is encoded by the coding sequence ATGGATACCCTCGTCAGCATGAATGTGTTTCGCTACGTCGTCGAAGTGGGCAGCTTCGTCGGCGCGGCCGAGCGCATGCAGATGTCGGCTGCGATGGCGAGCAAGCACGTGATGCATCTCGAGCAGCAGCTCGGTGCGCGGCTGCTGCATCGCACGACACGACGCGTCGCCCCTACCGAGGCAGGACGCGAATACTATGAGCGCCTCGTGCAGGCGCTGTCTGAACTCGACGAAGCCGGGCAGGCCGTCGGCGCCGCGAGCGTGGTGCCGCAAGGCAGGCTGCGCGTCACGTCGCTATCGGCATTCGGGCTGCGGCACGTGATGCAGGCCGTCACCGATTATGCGGGCCGGTTCCCGGACGTGACCGTCGACATGACGCTGTCCGATCGCGTGGTCGACCTGATCGAGGAAGGCTACGACGTCGCGGTGCGTGCGGCGCCGAACGGATTGAAATCGTCGTCGCTGGTTGCGCGGCAGATTGCGACCGCGCACATCCTGCTGGTCGCGTCGCCCGAGTATCTCGAGAAGCACGGCACGCCCGCGACGATCGCCGATCTCGCGCATCACAACTACCTGCGGCGCGACTCGAATTCGACGATGCTCGACTCGCTGGTGATCGACGCGGCCGCCGCGTCGCGCGTGAACCTCAACGGCAACCTGATCGTCAATCATCTCGAAGGGCTGCGTGCGGCCGTGCTCGCGGGCGCGGGCATCGCGCTGCTCGGCACCGAGGTGGTCGGCGACGACATCGAGTCCGGCCGGCTCGTGCCGGTGCTGCTCGATGCGGTGCCGCCGCACGAAGCGCCGATCTATGCGGTCTACGCGAGCCGTCGTCACGTGTCCGCGAAGGTGCGGTCGTTCGTCGATTTCCTGGCGGCGCGTTTCGAAGGGCAGTCGCTGTGCCCGTCGATCGAATCGCGCCTGCGCGTGCTGCCGATCACGCGGATGAAGCGCGCGGTCTGA
- a CDS encoding porin, which yields MKAFARRASRTSVKLIAAAACVAATAPVHAQSSVSLYGQVDEWVGATKFPGGDRAWNVSGGGMSTSYWGLHGAEDLGNGYKAIFTLESFFRAQNGQFGRFQGDTFFARNAYVGIDSPYGTVTAGRLTTHLFLSTILFNPFYDSYTFSPMVYHVFLGLGTFPTYPSDQGAVGDSGWNNALSYTSPSFGGLNFGAMYALGNQAGDNGSKKWSAQFNYANGPFAATAVYQYVNFNNGPRDLSALVAGMKSQGIAQVGATYDLKYVKLFGQYMYTKNDQVAGSWHVNTAQGGVSVPLGVGNAMASYAYSRDSGGLDQTRQTWAVGYDYPLSKRTDVYAAYMNDHISGLSTGNTFGAGIRAKF from the coding sequence ATGAAAGCATTCGCTCGCCGTGCGTCGCGCACGTCCGTCAAGCTGATCGCCGCGGCTGCCTGCGTGGCGGCTACCGCTCCCGTCCATGCACAGTCGAGCGTGTCGCTCTACGGTCAGGTCGACGAATGGGTCGGCGCAACCAAGTTCCCGGGCGGAGACCGCGCGTGGAACGTGAGCGGCGGCGGGATGTCGACGTCGTACTGGGGTTTGCACGGCGCCGAGGATCTCGGCAACGGCTACAAGGCGATCTTCACGCTGGAAAGCTTCTTCCGCGCGCAGAACGGCCAGTTCGGCCGCTTCCAGGGTGACACGTTCTTCGCACGCAACGCATACGTCGGCATCGATTCGCCGTACGGCACGGTGACGGCCGGCCGCCTGACGACGCACCTGTTCCTGTCGACGATCCTGTTCAACCCGTTCTACGACTCGTACACCTTCTCGCCGATGGTGTACCACGTGTTCCTCGGCCTCGGCACGTTCCCGACCTACCCGAGCGACCAGGGTGCCGTCGGCGATTCGGGCTGGAACAACGCGCTGTCGTACACGTCGCCGTCGTTCGGTGGCCTGAATTTCGGCGCGATGTACGCGCTCGGCAACCAGGCCGGCGACAACGGCTCGAAGAAGTGGAGCGCGCAGTTCAACTATGCGAACGGCCCGTTCGCGGCGACCGCGGTCTACCAGTACGTGAACTTCAACAACGGCCCGCGCGACCTGAGCGCGCTGGTGGCCGGCATGAAGAGCCAGGGCATCGCGCAAGTCGGCGCGACCTACGACCTGAAGTACGTGAAGCTGTTCGGCCAGTACATGTATACGAAGAATGACCAGGTCGCGGGCAGCTGGCACGTGAATACCGCGCAGGGCGGCGTGTCGGTGCCGCTCGGCGTCGGCAACGCGATGGCGTCGTACGCGTACTCGCGCGATTCGGGCGGCCTCGACCAGACGCGCCAGACCTGGGCCGTCGGCTACGACTATCCGCTGTCCAAGCGCACGGACGTCTACGCTGCGTACATGAACGACCACATCAGCGGCCTGTCGACCGGCAACACGTTCGGCGCCGGCATCCGCGCGAAGTTCTGA